The following coding sequences lie in one Methylotuvimicrobium alcaliphilum 20Z genomic window:
- a CDS encoding porin produces the protein MPILSTAIGGLNDALNRDQSTFMIRRARTKLRGHAYWPWLKYYLQYDWSQPVLRDLNLTVDKYQWAKLWFGRGKVLYNDERVTSSGNQQFVNRSIVNDIFTVDRQQGVQIFGNLFPGTWHDISYYAGVYAGLGVGERNNDDNNMMYSGRLQWNALGGEMPFSQSDLEFHENPALNFAFAAATNQSRCTAFETDNRSCRALPGFNVGEDGQYRINQMMEEVRFKWQGLSIQHEMHWKEVIDTLRAQGARGRETNLMGGLIQAGYFPHYLLAIIPKNLEFAGRYAFVDPNVDVDNDRQQEFSGVMTYFFNGHANKVNFQVSHLIVEEPGHGIRQSDQRFWLQWDLSF, from the coding sequence ATGCCAATCCTTTCGACAGCGATCGGCGGCTTGAATGATGCCTTGAACCGCGACCAAAGCACCTTCATGATCCGCCGCGCGCGGACCAAGCTCAGAGGTCATGCCTATTGGCCATGGTTGAAATACTATCTGCAATACGACTGGTCCCAACCGGTTTTACGCGATTTGAACTTGACCGTGGACAAATATCAATGGGCCAAATTATGGTTCGGCCGCGGCAAGGTTTTGTATAACGACGAACGGGTGACCTCTTCCGGCAATCAGCAATTCGTCAACCGGTCGATCGTCAACGACATATTTACAGTAGACCGGCAACAAGGGGTACAGATCTTCGGCAATCTATTCCCCGGCACCTGGCACGATATCAGTTATTATGCCGGCGTCTATGCCGGACTCGGCGTCGGCGAGCGCAATAATGACGACAACAACATGATGTATTCCGGCCGCTTGCAGTGGAATGCCTTGGGTGGAGAGATGCCGTTTTCCCAATCCGATCTCGAATTTCATGAAAATCCGGCCCTCAATTTCGCGTTCGCGGCGGCGACCAATCAAAGTCGATGCACCGCCTTCGAAACCGATAACCGAAGCTGCCGAGCACTGCCCGGCTTTAACGTAGGCGAAGACGGACAATACCGCATCAATCAAATGATGGAAGAAGTCCGTTTTAAATGGCAAGGCTTATCGATTCAACATGAAATGCACTGGAAGGAAGTTATCGATACGTTAAGAGCCCAAGGCGCCAGAGGGAGAGAAACGAATCTCATGGGGGGCTTAATCCAAGCCGGCTATTTTCCGCATTACCTACTGGCGATCATTCCGAAAAATCTGGAGTTTGCCGGACGATATGCCTTTGTCGATCCCAATGTCGACGTCGATAACGACCGGCAACAAGAATTCAGTGGCGTGATGACCTATTTCTTCAATGGCCATGCCAATAAAGTGAATTTTCAGGTCAGTCATTTGATCGTGGAAGAACCGGGGCATGGCATCCGCCAATCGGATCAGCGGTTTTGGTTGCAGTGGGATTTGTCGTTTTAA
- a CDS encoding AbrB/MazE/SpoVT family DNA-binding domain-containing protein has translation MSQLAKISSKGQVTIPADVRKKLHLEAGDTIVWETSEDGRIWVRRINPLDVEYLSAVSGTLSEWSSVEDDEAYRDL, from the coding sequence ATGTCTCAACTTGCAAAAATCAGCAGCAAAGGTCAAGTGACCATCCCCGCGGATGTCCGAAAAAAACTCCATCTTGAAGCTGGTGATACCATCGTTTGGGAAACTAGCGAAGATGGCCGCATCTGGGTGCGACGAATAAATCCTCTAGATGTAGAATATCTGAGCGCAGTGAGCGGCACTTTGTCCGAATGGAGTAGCGTCGAAGATGATGAGGCTTATCGTGACTTATAA
- a CDS encoding Tim44 domain-containing protein yields the protein MNKLTSIVTTLIIGLSLGLGGVSDAEAKRFGGGGSFGGKSSFNKPYQRSATPAKAAPTRQQQQAQAQNQAAKQKLASRGGLMGMLGGLALGGLLGAMLFGGAFENFNFMDILVFGGIAFLLYKLFAARAKNAPRPVPAYSRDSYEPQQRSTSAYSDYEVPQAQEPSRASVGNSGFNTDLLFKKGPQANNDSGFEPAIENRELILPEGFDEHAFLNGAENAFRALQAAWDDRDLAEIRGLTTDRVFAEIQDQLKASTDDNRTEVVSVQAELLDVRESGSELEATVLFDSLLREDIYGPEQAVREVWHFVKPRNSLQPKWYLDGIQQVEE from the coding sequence ATGAATAAATTAACCAGCATAGTGACAACCTTGATCATCGGACTATCCCTCGGATTGGGCGGCGTCTCGGATGCCGAAGCCAAACGGTTCGGCGGAGGCGGCTCGTTCGGCGGCAAATCCTCGTTCAATAAACCGTATCAACGCTCCGCCACACCGGCAAAAGCCGCCCCAACACGTCAACAGCAACAAGCACAGGCTCAAAACCAAGCGGCCAAACAAAAACTCGCCAGTCGCGGCGGCTTGATGGGCATGCTCGGCGGCCTGGCTTTGGGCGGGTTGCTTGGCGCTATGTTGTTCGGCGGTGCCTTCGAGAACTTCAATTTCATGGATATTTTAGTCTTCGGCGGTATCGCGTTTTTACTCTATAAATTGTTTGCCGCCCGCGCCAAAAATGCCCCGCGCCCGGTACCGGCCTATAGCCGCGACAGCTATGAACCGCAACAGCGCTCAACTTCCGCCTATAGCGATTATGAAGTGCCGCAAGCCCAAGAGCCATCACGCGCTTCGGTCGGTAATTCGGGTTTCAATACCGACTTATTGTTTAAGAAAGGCCCTCAAGCCAATAACGATTCGGGGTTCGAGCCTGCTATCGAAAATCGCGAGCTGATTTTGCCGGAAGGTTTCGATGAGCACGCTTTTTTAAACGGTGCCGAAAATGCATTTAGAGCTTTACAAGCCGCGTGGGACGATCGCGATCTAGCCGAAATCAGAGGCCTGACTACCGACCGCGTGTTCGCCGAAATACAGGATCAACTCAAGGCCTCGACCGATGACAACCGAACCGAGGTCGTCAGTGTTCAAGCCGAATTGCTCGACGTCCGCGAATCCGGTAGCGAATTGGAAGCGACCGTATTGTTCGATTCCTTACTGCGCGAAGACATTTACGGACCGGAGCAAGCTGTTCGCGAAGTCTGGCATTTCGTTAAGCCGAGAAATAGCCTGCAGCCGAAATGGTACCTGGACGGTATTCAGCAAGTCGAAGAATAA
- a CDS encoding BrnT family toxin, with translation MSETSFEWDEIKNKENQRKHGVSFYEAQYAFVDKRRVIAEDLNHSQDEKRYYCFGLNEAGTGILTVRFTYRSGFIRIIGAGYWRKGKKIYEQSN, from the coding sequence ATGAGTGAAACTAGCTTTGAGTGGGATGAGATCAAAAATAAGGAAAACCAGCGCAAACATGGTGTTTCATTCTATGAAGCACAGTACGCATTTGTGGATAAGAGACGCGTCATTGCTGAAGACCTAAACCACAGCCAAGATGAAAAGCGTTATTATTGTTTTGGCTTAAACGAAGCAGGTACAGGCATACTCACTGTCAGGTTCACTTATCGGTCCGGTTTCATTCGTATTATTGGCGCAGGTTATTGGCGAAAAGGTAAGAAGATCTATGAGCAAAGTAATTAA
- a CDS encoding response regulator transcription factor yields MDVSPANPQNQPSPRNASLLLVEDHKNLAQAVGAYLESSGFTMDYAYDGLCALHLAATQRYDAIILDITLPGGIDGLEICRRLRKDARLSTPILMLTARDQLQDKLEGFQRGADDYLVKPFEMPELEARINALIRRERGELDESVYQIHDLTFNTNTMQVMRQGRIIQLSPTCLRILRILMRESPNLVTREQLEHELWGELIPDSDTLRSHLYKLRKKIDKPFAVPLLETQSGIGYRLIEPN; encoded by the coding sequence ATGGACGTTTCTCCAGCCAATCCTCAAAATCAGCCGAGCCCGCGGAATGCCTCATTGCTGCTGGTCGAAGATCATAAAAATCTGGCTCAAGCGGTCGGGGCCTATCTGGAAAGCAGCGGCTTTACGATGGATTATGCCTACGACGGATTATGCGCACTGCATCTTGCAGCAACGCAACGCTATGACGCCATCATTCTCGATATCACGCTGCCCGGGGGCATCGACGGTTTGGAAATATGCCGGAGACTGCGTAAAGACGCGCGTTTGTCGACGCCGATATTAATGCTGACCGCTCGCGATCAATTACAAGACAAATTGGAAGGATTTCAACGCGGCGCCGACGATTATTTGGTGAAACCATTCGAAATGCCGGAGCTCGAAGCCCGCATCAATGCCTTGATCCGCCGCGAACGCGGCGAATTAGACGAGTCCGTTTATCAAATTCACGATTTGACGTTCAATACCAACACGATGCAGGTCATGCGCCAGGGCCGGATTATTCAATTGTCGCCGACGTGTTTGCGGATACTGCGTATCTTGATGCGCGAATCGCCCAACCTGGTTACCCGAGAGCAATTGGAACATGAACTTTGGGGAGAATTAATCCCGGACAGCGACACGCTTCGAAGCCATTTATACAAACTGCGCAAAAAAATCGACAAGCCGTTTGCTGTGCCCTTGCTCGAAACCCAATCGGGGATCGGTTATCGGCTGATCGAACCGAATTAA
- a CDS encoding mechanosensitive ion channel family protein, with protein MFDTATQWLQDLNLEPSTKVAIALAAIVVIAILTHLILHYVFLRLVEKLAYRSKWVWKRALFEQNLFNRIAFVFQAMLVRWQAQLWLAQESLFLSGIELAAKLWILFYLLLSLFSLLDTLLYLAHQYRVARHWPLRGVFQSIKLIASGFACILFVSIITDKSPVILLSSLGAMTAVLLLVFKDSLLGLAAGIQLSANKMLSVGDWLEMPKYGADGDVIDIGLTTVKVQNWDRTITTIPTYALISDSFKNWRGMQESGGRRIMRSIRIDVSSVAFLSEEDIVRLRKTKLLTDYIERKLAEINKANAEERADLSCPANGRRLTNLGTFRAYLNAYLKAHPGIHQAMILMVRQLEPDAHGLPIQIYAFSNDTRWVNYESIQADIFDHILAVVQEFGLRVHQMPSGQDLQALLRN; from the coding sequence GTGTTTGATACGGCTACACAATGGCTGCAAGACTTAAATCTGGAACCTAGCACCAAAGTGGCAATCGCTCTGGCGGCCATCGTTGTCATTGCAATATTAACCCACCTCATTTTGCATTATGTCTTTCTGCGTTTGGTTGAAAAACTGGCCTACCGCAGCAAATGGGTTTGGAAGCGCGCCTTATTCGAGCAAAATTTATTCAATCGCATTGCTTTCGTATTTCAGGCCATGTTGGTTCGCTGGCAAGCGCAGCTATGGCTGGCCCAGGAGTCATTGTTTTTATCCGGCATCGAATTAGCCGCTAAATTGTGGATCTTGTTTTATTTGCTCTTAAGCTTGTTTTCCTTGCTCGACACCTTGCTGTACTTGGCGCATCAATACCGCGTCGCACGGCATTGGCCTTTGCGCGGCGTCTTCCAAAGCATTAAGCTGATTGCATCCGGTTTTGCCTGTATCTTATTCGTTTCGATCATCACCGACAAATCGCCGGTGATTTTGCTCAGCAGTTTGGGCGCGATGACGGCGGTCTTGCTCTTGGTGTTCAAGGATTCGTTATTGGGCCTGGCTGCCGGCATTCAACTGTCGGCCAATAAAATGTTGAGCGTCGGCGATTGGCTGGAAATGCCCAAATACGGCGCCGACGGGGATGTGATCGATATCGGCCTAACCACCGTCAAGGTGCAGAATTGGGACCGTACAATTACCACGATCCCGACTTACGCCTTGATATCCGATTCGTTTAAAAACTGGCGCGGCATGCAAGAATCGGGCGGCCGACGCATCATGCGCAGTATTCGCATTGATGTCAGTAGCGTGGCGTTTTTATCCGAAGAAGATATCGTCCGTTTGCGCAAAACCAAACTACTGACCGACTATATCGAACGAAAACTAGCCGAAATCAACAAGGCCAATGCCGAGGAGCGTGCCGATTTATCTTGTCCTGCGAATGGCCGGCGGCTGACTAATTTAGGTACGTTCCGCGCCTATTTGAATGCCTATCTCAAGGCGCATCCCGGTATTCATCAAGCGATGATTTTGATGGTACGACAATTGGAACCCGATGCGCATGGCCTTCCGATTCAGATCTATGCGTTCAGCAATGATACGCGCTGGGTCAATTATGAAAGTATTCAAGCCGATATTTTCGACCATATATTAGCGGTCGTGCAGGAATTCGGCCTGCGCGTCCATCAAATGCCGAGCGGCCAGGATTTGCAAGCGTTGTTGAGAAACTAA
- a CDS encoding CopG family transcriptional regulator: MSKVIKYSDEPIGDLKLVTDFLPSPEELSLKKENTKVTISLSSESVVYFKEVAKKHHLQYQTIIRTLLDEYVAHQKRR; this comes from the coding sequence ATGAGCAAAGTAATTAAGTACAGTGATGAGCCCATTGGTGATTTAAAGCTGGTAACAGACTTTCTTCCATCACCTGAAGAGCTTTCACTTAAAAAAGAGAACACAAAAGTCACAATTTCCCTCAGTTCCGAAAGCGTAGTCTATTTCAAGGAAGTGGCAAAAAAGCATCATCTGCAATATCAAACAATCATCAGGACATTACTTGATGAATATGTGGCCCATCAAAAGCGCCGCTAA
- a CDS encoding methyltransferase domain-containing protein, with the protein MKPLKDRNFDPVVEKFEQKVYGTSKGDWRLKLLKEDLDELYRAAEPLSIWDAGCGFAQISQWLAGQGHHLTICDVSEKMLMRARQHFSEAGLIAEFHHEPLQTLAAKLPLFDLVLFHAVIEWLGEPLPALQIVMEKVKPGGYLSLLFYNRNAMVYTNALKGHWRWRNLLDDTYLGKGKKLTPPNPQYPHEVIDRLQSQGFSVTAHTGIRVFHDYVSKDTLDGSDPAELFELEYRYCRMPTYRDMGRYIHLLARRQGEIS; encoded by the coding sequence ATGAAACCACTGAAAGACCGCAATTTCGACCCGGTTGTCGAAAAATTCGAACAAAAAGTCTACGGTACGTCCAAAGGCGATTGGCGGCTCAAGTTGCTGAAGGAAGACCTTGACGAGCTTTACCGGGCTGCCGAACCTCTGTCGATATGGGATGCCGGGTGCGGTTTTGCGCAAATCAGCCAATGGCTCGCCGGACAAGGCCATCATCTGACGATATGTGACGTGTCGGAAAAGATGTTGATGCGGGCGCGGCAGCATTTTTCCGAAGCCGGCCTGATCGCCGAATTTCATCATGAACCCTTACAAACGCTTGCGGCCAAACTTCCCCTATTCGATTTGGTTTTATTTCATGCGGTAATCGAATGGCTCGGCGAACCGCTCCCGGCCTTGCAAATCGTTATGGAAAAGGTCAAGCCCGGCGGCTATTTGTCGCTGTTGTTCTATAACCGTAATGCGATGGTTTATACCAATGCCTTGAAAGGCCATTGGCGCTGGAGAAACTTGCTTGACGATACCTATCTCGGCAAAGGCAAAAAACTAACGCCGCCCAATCCTCAATATCCCCACGAAGTCATCGATCGATTGCAAAGCCAGGGATTTAGCGTTACGGCGCATACCGGTATTCGCGTGTTTCACGATTATGTAAGCAAAGACACTTTAGACGGCAGCGATCCGGCCGAATTATTCGAATTGGAATACCGTTATTGCCGAATGCCGACCTACCGCGACATGGGGCGTTATATCCATCTATTGGCGCGCCGGCAAGGAGAAATCAGTTAA
- a CDS encoding type II toxin-antitoxin system PemK/MazF family toxin — translation MTYNRFDIVKVPFPFTDRQAVKHRPALVLSDEAQFNSRIGHIVMAMITSAKHSDWPLDTSIQDLDSAGLKAASKIRLKLFTLDDRLILCRLGKLSQIDQANFERNLQSLLGV, via the coding sequence GTGACTTATAACCGTTTCGACATAGTCAAAGTTCCCTTCCCATTTACCGATCGTCAAGCTGTCAAACATAGACCCGCGTTAGTTTTATCCGACGAAGCCCAGTTTAATTCGCGTATTGGTCACATTGTTATGGCCATGATTACCAGTGCCAAACATTCGGATTGGCCGCTCGATACATCAATACAAGACTTGGATTCCGCAGGCTTAAAAGCCGCATCCAAAATTCGTCTAAAGCTATTTACTTTGGATGATCGCTTAATTCTATGTCGTCTCGGCAAACTAAGTCAGATCGATCAAGCGAATTTTGAGAGAAATCTACAAAGTTTGCTAGGCGTATGA